From Anaerolineae bacterium, the proteins below share one genomic window:
- a CDS encoding DnaJ domain-containing protein produces the protein MEFKDYYKILDLDKTASTDEVKKAYRKLARKYHPDVNPGDKKAEEKYNQIDEANAVLTDPDKRARYDRLNASWHAHQRSGATGDFDWGPWVSGLDPDGSPVDLKEILSSLNKSRPGGFSDFYEVIFGSPEPAAPTARQGQDYHQEIEISLEEAFKGASRILNIGGRRIKVRIPRGAKTGTKVRVRGEGGATEGDGSRGDLYLDIKVTPHPLYEQVGDDLYAELPVDLYTAILGGEAIVPTFRGKVKLRIPPETQSGRTFRLRGQGMPRLGEPDERGDLYAKVMVKLPENLTPEEIELFEELADIRGL, from the coding sequence ATGGAATTTAAGGATTATTATAAAATTCTGGATCTTGACAAAACCGCCAGCACCGACGAAGTAAAAAAAGCCTATCGTAAACTGGCCCGCAAATATCATCCAGATGTTAACCCCGGCGATAAAAAAGCCGAAGAGAAGTACAACCAAATTGACGAAGCCAATGCCGTGCTAACCGATCCTGACAAACGGGCCAGGTACGACCGCCTGAACGCCAGTTGGCACGCTCACCAGCGTTCTGGAGCCACGGGCGATTTTGATTGGGGACCGTGGGTGAGCGGCCTTGACCCCGACGGCAGTCCTGTTGATCTCAAGGAGATTTTAAGCAGCCTCAACAAGAGTCGCCCTGGCGGTTTTTCTGACTTTTATGAAGTCATCTTTGGTAGCCCAGAGCCGGCTGCCCCAACTGCCCGGCAGGGGCAAGATTACCACCAGGAAATTGAAATATCCCTGGAAGAAGCATTTAAAGGCGCTTCCCGCATTTTAAATATTGGCGGCCGGCGGATAAAGGTAAGAATTCCCAGGGGGGCTAAAACCGGCACCAAAGTTCGCGTCCGCGGCGAAGGAGGCGCAACTGAAGGGGATGGCTCCCGGGGAGACCTGTACCTTGACATCAAAGTTACCCCCCATCCCCTCTACGAGCAGGTTGGCGACGACCTCTATGCCGAATTGCCGGTAGATTTATACACCGCTATTTTGGGCGGCGAGGCCATTGTACCCACTTTTAGAGGCAAAGTGAAACTCAGAATTCCCCCCGAAACCCAATCGGGCCGCACCTTCCGGCTGCGGGGACAAGGTATGCCGCGCCTGGGCGAGCCTGACGAGCGGGGCGATTTATACGCCAAGGTCATGGTCAAACTCCCCGAAAACTTAACCCCGGAAGAAATAGAACTGTTTGAGGAATTGGCCGACATCCGCGGTTTATAA
- the murJ gene encoding murein biosynthesis integral membrane protein MurJ, which produces MEINKNEAAQGQNKNHQAAPLPAQLSPLPPTQPPPATGMARAASIIAAGNVTSRILGLAREIVIANLFGATGLVSAFRAAQIIPIMLYDLLIGGMVSSALVPVFSEQAERDRNALWHLASLVLSMAVVVLVVVVLIMELAAPQVAFLLVGGFDEELLAATARLMRLTTPAVLFLSLSGIITGLLYALKRFALPAFTAAIFNATIVVVALIGAFVFNWGIEALAIGLLLGAFFQVGLQLPGLRDARLRFVLNIHHPHLRRIGKLYLPVILGLVVSQVAIALDRNFASRTGEQSIAWMQYATTLIQFPLGLVAAAISLAILPTLSRLALATTDALAGLDEFMNTLATGLRLVLILIIPATVALFVLAKPLIALIFEHGDFTPFDTQQTVLALRLYLIGLTFAAVDQPLIFAFYARQNTLTPALVGLLGVGFYLIAALLPTLLRPMQMTDLVLANSIQLAGHALVMIWLIHRQATLRGRGLGPTTLKAMAASLVMGIGLWAGLPLLQNRLPGQGVGAEITLVGLLSLAGGGLYFLALALLKTPELALLTSLLQRFLPKQ; this is translated from the coding sequence TTGGAAATCAACAAAAATGAAGCGGCCCAGGGGCAAAATAAAAATCACCAGGCCGCTCCGCTCCCTGCGCAATTATCCCCTCTCCCCCCTACCCAACCTCCCCCGGCCACGGGCATGGCCCGCGCAGCTTCAATAATTGCGGCCGGCAACGTGACCAGCCGTATCTTGGGCCTGGCGCGTGAAATTGTTATTGCCAACCTGTTTGGCGCCACCGGCCTGGTTTCTGCCTTTCGCGCTGCTCAAATTATCCCCATCATGCTCTATGATTTGCTCATTGGGGGAATGGTGAGCAGCGCCCTGGTGCCGGTTTTCTCAGAACAGGCCGAGCGAGACCGAAACGCCCTGTGGCACCTGGCCAGCCTGGTGTTGAGTATGGCCGTGGTGGTGCTGGTGGTGGTCGTGCTTATAATGGAACTGGCTGCGCCGCAGGTCGCTTTTTTGCTGGTGGGTGGCTTTGATGAAGAGCTGTTGGCCGCCACCGCGCGCCTGATGCGCCTGACTACTCCGGCGGTGCTGTTTCTCAGCTTGTCGGGGATTATTACCGGCCTGCTTTACGCTTTAAAACGGTTTGCCTTGCCGGCTTTTACGGCGGCTATTTTTAACGCCACCATTGTAGTAGTAGCGCTAATTGGGGCGTTTGTTTTTAACTGGGGCATCGAGGCCCTGGCCATTGGCCTTCTACTGGGCGCATTTTTCCAGGTGGGGCTGCAACTCCCCGGCCTGCGCGATGCCCGCCTGCGTTTTGTGCTAAACATTCATCATCCTCACCTGCGGCGGATCGGTAAACTGTATCTGCCCGTTATTCTGGGCCTGGTCGTCAGCCAGGTGGCCATTGCCCTGGATCGTAACTTTGCCTCGCGCACCGGCGAGCAGAGCATTGCCTGGATGCAGTACGCCACCACCCTTATCCAATTCCCCCTGGGCCTTGTGGCCGCGGCCATCTCCCTGGCTATCTTGCCCACCCTCTCCCGCCTGGCTCTAGCCACCACCGACGCCCTGGCCGGCCTGGATGAGTTCATGAACACTCTGGCTACCGGCCTGCGGCTGGTGCTCATCCTCATCATCCCGGCCACTGTTGCTTTGTTTGTGCTGGCCAAACCCCTGATTGCCCTGATCTTTGAACATGGCGATTTTACTCCTTTTGACACTCAACAAACTGTGTTGGCCCTACGCCTCTACCTTATCGGCCTGACCTTTGCCGCCGTTGACCAACCCCTGATATTTGCCTTTTACGCCCGCCAAAACACGCTTACCCCGGCTTTGGTGGGCCTGTTAGGCGTTGGTTTTTATCTGATTGCGGCCTTACTGCCCACCCTGCTCCGCCCAATGCAAATGACCGACCTGGTTCTGGCTAACAGCATCCAACTGGCCGGCCACGCCCTGGTAATGATCTGGCTCATCCATCGCCAGGCTACTTTACGCGGACGAGGGCTTGGCCCAACCACGCTCAAAGCAATGGCAGCTTCGTTGGTAATGGGGATAGGTTTGTGGGCCGGTTTGCCCCTTTTGCAAAACCGGCTCCCGGGCCAGGGAGTTGGGGCTGAAATAACCCTGGTGGGCCTCTTAAGCCTGGCCGGCGGCGGCCTTTACTTTTTGGCGCTGGCGCTGCTCAAAACGCCGGAACTGGCTTTGTTAACTTCCCTGCTGCAACGGTTTTTACCCAAACAATGA
- a CDS encoding LysM peptidoglycan-binding domain-containing protein: MHIKKPLFIIILAIMLLVLSVPMASASGGAYHTVRYGETLFSIGRYYGVNPYYIAEVNNLYNPNYIYAGQVLYIPTGGYPGGHPGANHYVVRYGDTLTNIAYRYGVSPWAIAKANHIYNMNCIYAGQVLYIPTGYGCYQQPCGDGYYPSGGMPVVAPPVIVPY; encoded by the coding sequence ATGCATATCAAAAAACCCTTGTTCATTATCATCCTGGCAATAATGCTGCTGGTCCTGTCCGTGCCGATGGCCTCTGCTTCAGGCGGCGCTTACCACACCGTGCGGTATGGCGAAACACTTTTTAGCATTGGCCGTTATTATGGGGTAAATCCCTACTACATTGCCGAGGTCAATAATCTGTATAATCCCAATTACATCTACGCCGGGCAAGTGCTGTATATTCCTACCGGCGGTTATCCGGGCGGTCATCCCGGCGCAAATCATTATGTAGTGAGATATGGGGATACGCTTACCAATATTGCCTATCGGTATGGGGTTAGCCCTTGGGCTATTGCCAAGGCCAATCATATCTATAATATGAATTGCATTTATGCCGGCCAGGTGCTCTACATCCCTACGGGGTATGGCTGCTATCAGCAGCCCTGCGGCGATGGATACTACCCGTCCGGCGGCATGCCGGTGGTCGCCCCCCCCGTTATTGTGCCGTATTAA
- the rpoD gene encoding RNA polymerase sigma factor RpoD, which translates to MIEEKVQELEDFEIYDPKQNNVLDNLLNKATSCGYLTTDDLLASFPEAEDNMAQLEEIFIQLINQGIEVYADVEEAEEERRLKEQSPTEIPLPAIDPFDLSGIAADDTISLYLKEMARVPLLAPAEEIMLAKSLEKGRSALKKLRKNCSGEEETLKLRRFIRDGNKARDHLIKANTRLVVSIAKKYMGQGVPFSDLIQEGNLGLMKAVEKFDYRRGYKFSTYATWWIRQAITRALADQGRTIRVPVHMSDRIRKLHQISRQLEQVWGRKPTPEELADYMDLDASKVRWMLRVSRHPVSLERPVGEEEDSELGNFIEDEDAPTPPDTAFHHLLQEKLEDVLSTLTPREARILRLRFGLQNGRSYTLEEVGKKFGLTRERIRQIEGQALRKLRHPRRSRQLRDYLG; encoded by the coding sequence ATGATCGAAGAAAAAGTACAAGAATTAGAAGATTTTGAGATCTACGACCCAAAACAAAACAATGTATTAGACAATTTACTGAACAAAGCCACATCTTGTGGCTATCTTACCACCGATGACTTATTGGCCAGTTTTCCCGAAGCGGAAGACAATATGGCCCAATTGGAAGAGATTTTTATCCAATTGATCAATCAAGGCATCGAGGTGTATGCAGATGTCGAAGAAGCCGAAGAAGAACGACGTCTCAAAGAACAATCCCCTACTGAAATCCCTCTGCCTGCCATTGACCCTTTTGATTTAAGCGGCATTGCCGCCGACGATACCATCAGCCTTTATCTCAAAGAAATGGCCCGGGTGCCCCTGTTAGCCCCCGCCGAAGAAATTATGTTGGCCAAATCTTTAGAAAAAGGGCGAAGTGCGCTCAAGAAACTTAGAAAAAATTGTTCCGGCGAAGAGGAAACCCTCAAACTGCGCCGTTTTATTCGCGATGGTAATAAAGCCCGCGACCACTTGATAAAAGCCAATACCCGTTTGGTCGTAAGTATTGCTAAAAAATATATGGGGCAAGGTGTCCCTTTTTCGGATTTGATTCAAGAAGGCAACCTGGGCCTGATGAAAGCGGTTGAAAAATTTGACTACCGGCGCGGCTACAAATTTAGCACGTATGCCACCTGGTGGATTCGACAGGCCATCACCCGCGCCCTGGCCGACCAGGGCCGCACTATTCGTGTGCCGGTTCATATGAGTGATCGCATCCGCAAACTCCACCAAATTTCTCGCCAGCTTGAGCAAGTTTGGGGCCGCAAACCTACCCCCGAAGAATTGGCCGATTATATGGACCTGGACGCCTCCAAAGTGCGCTGGATGCTGCGGGTCAGCCGCCACCCCGTTTCTTTGGAGCGGCCTGTGGGTGAAGAAGAAGATAGTGAACTGGGCAATTTTATTGAAGATGAAGACGCCCCCACCCCTCCCGATACGGCTTTTCATCATCTTCTCCAGGAAAAATTGGAAGATGTGCTCAGTACCTTGACCCCGCGGGAGGCGCGCATTTTGCGTTTGCGTTTTGGTTTGCAAAATGGTCGCAGTTACACCCTGGAAGAAGTTGGCAAAAAATTTGGCCTCACCCGAGAGCGGATTCGCCAGATCGAGGGGCAGGCTTTACGCAAATTGCGCCATCCCCGCCGCAGCCGCCAATTGCGTGACTATCTGGGTTAA
- a CDS encoding LysM peptidoglycan-binding domain-containing protein, protein MKKVLPILKIILPIVLTVVLLQMVSVPDSYAAPPASGGMYHTVRYGETLFSIGRIYGVNPYSIASVNGLANPDCIYAGQVLYIPSGDGWSGCGRCGCGQPCPPPAPRPSPCRYPGCYPSYGHGYDYTGYYYWNNYPTYRRYSYTCGYYHNCY, encoded by the coding sequence GTGAAAAAAGTATTACCTATTCTCAAGATAATTTTACCCATTGTCTTGACCGTTGTTTTACTGCAAATGGTTAGCGTGCCCGATAGCTATGCCGCCCCACCGGCCAGCGGCGGCATGTATCACACTGTCCGGTACGGCGAGACCCTTTTTAGCATTGGCCGGATTTATGGAGTCAACCCCTATTCTATTGCCAGTGTTAATGGCCTGGCCAACCCGGATTGTATTTATGCCGGACAGGTATTGTACATCCCGTCCGGCGACGGTTGGTCCGGTTGTGGGAGGTGTGGCTGTGGTCAGCCTTGTCCACCTCCTGCCCCTAGACCTTCTCCTTGCCGTTATCCCGGTTGTTACCCTAGTTATGGCCATGGCTACGACTACACCGGCTACTATTATTGGAACAACTATCCCACTTATAGACGATATAGCTACACCTGTGGCTACTACCACAATTGCTACTAG
- a CDS encoding helix-turn-helix transcriptional regulator — protein sequence MFDDYPLTEQPMYVISVAAKMVGLHPQTLRHYESQGLVIPRRSNGNVRLYSPADIDRLRQIIRLTDELGVNLAGVQIILDMRERLERLQLEMDTLRAEMEAEINRLRKRLIEG from the coding sequence ATGTTTGACGATTACCCGCTAACCGAACAACCGATGTACGTGATCAGTGTGGCGGCCAAAATGGTGGGGCTGCATCCCCAAACGTTGCGCCATTACGAAAGCCAGGGCCTGGTCATCCCCAGGCGGAGTAACGGCAATGTCCGCCTCTACTCCCCGGCTGATATTGATCGCCTGCGCCAAATTATCAGGCTAACCGATGAATTAGGGGTCAATCTGGCTGGCGTGCAAATTATTTTGGACATGCGGGAACGGCTGGAGCGCCTGCAACTGGAAATGGACACCCTCCGCGCCGAAATGGAAGCCGAAATTAACCGTTTGCGCAAACGTTTGATTGAGGGATAA